From Flavobacteriales bacterium:
TATTCCTTTTTCCATAGAAGCCTTTGACCACTCCTGATAATCTTTATCTGACATTTCAATAAAAGCCTCTATCGCATTGCTAAACGATTTCTTATCTTCCAAGGAAATGCTATAGCCCGTCTTTTCTTTTTCTAATTGCTCCCAGAGAGTTTTATCCGAAATAAGAACTGGACAACCAGCAAGAAACGATTCCAGTATTACATGACCAAAATTTTCACCTAACGTTGGCATAAACAATATATCATACCCGGAAATCACATTCAAAACCTCCTGACTCTCTGCTATTCCTTTATATTCAACCTCTATATTCCCTGGCAGGTTTTTGATTTTCTCCTGACAAGCCCCCCAATACTCTTCAATATATATTGGACCATAAATATGGAATAAGACACGCCCTTTAACTTTTGTAAGGATATCAAAACAATAAGAAAGGTTTTTCTCTGGAGAGATACGAGCAACGCTAACCAATTTCAACAAACCCTCTTCTTTTCTTTTTTGCTTTTTCTCGAAATCATTAACAGTACTACTTAAGTTAGGGGCAACAATCACCTTGCAAGAAGCACCTACTGCGTTTTCAATATCACGAGTTTCATTTTCGTTTGTTGCATGAAAAACCACATTAGAATAGAGATCAACCATTCTAGCAACTCCCAAAAACAATTTCTTTTTAAAGGGAGATACGCTAATTGCCCCTACAG
This genomic window contains:
- a CDS encoding glycosyltransferase family 4 protein — translated: MSKPKILVFIDWFVPGYKAGGPIKSCYSLIQHLKSEFDFYVITRDTDYTEVKAYESIESDKWVELEDGVSVLYFSNKKLSYSNLKREVELLDFDIAYINGIYSRYFSIFPLLILKKMQVEKVVASRGMLAVGAISVSPFKKKLFLGVARMVDLYSNVVFHATNENETRDIENAVGASCKVIVAPNLSSTVNDFEKKQKRKEEGLLKLVSVARISPEKNLSYCFDILTKVKGRVLFHIYGPIYIEEYWGACQEKIKNLPGNIEVEYKGIAESQEVLNVISGYDILFMPTLGENFGHVILESFLAGCPVLISDKTLWEQLEKEKTGYSISLEDKKSFSNAIEAFIEMSDKDYQEWSKASMEKGILYLNNQENIEMNRQLFLKT